A section of the Acidobacteriota bacterium genome encodes:
- a CDS encoding TonB-dependent receptor: MKRILLWACALLLLIGSASAQERSNVTGVVQGEDNSPIENAEVRISGPFLPGGRTFTTGRDGQFRFVGLIPGSYVLVATHPDMVSLSEKEEITVSLGRSIQVVIVMVAVGRQMEEITVRAPSPNIDLKSTEITSSWSRELVQKMPLGRSYASLWQLAPGVADNRDFAPNAGGNKQDNVFLFDGSNITNPFFGTLGANFSELDIAEFSIKRGGISAEFGRAAGMVTNAITKSGTNTLSGTFRLVAEPSDFTWKSADPNIVTKFNTYNPALSLGGPVVRDKVWFYLSANTPRSSTTGRINNLGPVPDSKTRRNEFFLKLSANPHPNHLLVASFRNDDGRSDNAGVGVNAHPDTSITSESLNRIFYIAWNWTISNSTYLELKYNHVKMDSQSVPDKTIGYQPAFDPTRPDLMGYFQTAPGYILGGATASGQYVGAASEFNTQNFFRDEFKLVLSQYLDFRGHSHLIKAGFAYDDGGEYLERLANGWGSLIYYTALSASIDPLRRPGYRARYYPQQPAQDSRGRTYSLFLQDQVSIGERLTLTLGVLANRDEFSVKTDEKRTFLTFDFKDEIQPRLGFTYMIDKKVGDKFYGSFGRYNTMDNRSLARAAAPLRVYRSDAYFLASDGSLLSDRPQASETGKVILPDIKPTYQDEFVLGYSRPINRLWTVEIWGQYRDVKNVIEDYPSINVMTAPSRFVYGNLNGALRDINGNIIPGFEDVVAKREYMALSFEVSKQWADNWAATAMYTWSRLYGNWDLDYAPGTSLFYASSYIQDAPGLYVQDPLRMGLMSGDRTHVVKMFGTWEFYRNLSVGGYLRIQSGRPWEARMRDYYGNYYRYVEEAGSRRLPVWTNLDLQFTYTVPLGGRLQGILEARLMNLLDRQTVMSVDMRSDQPNFTLPTSYAPPRKFALTFYINF; this comes from the coding sequence ATGAAACGCATTCTTTTGTGGGCGTGTGCGCTTCTGCTTCTGATCGGTTCGGCGTCCGCCCAGGAGCGGAGCAATGTGACCGGCGTCGTTCAAGGCGAAGACAATTCCCCCATAGAAAACGCCGAAGTCCGGATCTCCGGTCCGTTTCTGCCCGGGGGACGGACTTTCACGACCGGCCGCGACGGCCAGTTCCGTTTTGTCGGACTGATTCCGGGAAGTTACGTCCTTGTCGCGACGCATCCGGACATGGTTTCTCTTTCGGAAAAGGAAGAGATCACGGTGTCCCTCGGGCGGTCGATTCAGGTCGTGATCGTCATGGTCGCCGTCGGACGCCAGATGGAGGAAATCACGGTTCGGGCGCCGTCGCCCAACATCGATCTCAAATCCACCGAAATCACGTCGAGCTGGAGCCGGGAGCTTGTCCAGAAAATGCCCCTGGGCCGGTCCTATGCCTCTCTCTGGCAACTCGCTCCCGGCGTCGCCGACAACCGTGATTTCGCCCCGAACGCCGGCGGCAACAAGCAGGACAACGTCTTTCTCTTCGACGGCTCGAACATCACCAATCCGTTTTTCGGAACCCTGGGCGCGAACTTCTCCGAACTCGACATCGCCGAGTTCAGCATCAAGCGGGGCGGTATCAGCGCCGAATTCGGCCGGGCGGCCGGCATGGTCACGAACGCCATCACCAAGTCCGGAACGAACACGCTGAGCGGTACATTCCGGCTGGTCGCCGAGCCCTCGGACTTCACTTGGAAATCCGCCGATCCCAATATTGTCACCAAGTTCAACACCTACAATCCCGCACTTTCGCTGGGCGGACCGGTCGTCAGGGACAAGGTCTGGTTTTATCTTTCGGCCAACACCCCGAGGTCTTCGACGACGGGCCGGATTAACAACCTCGGCCCCGTTCCCGACTCAAAGACCCGCCGGAACGAATTTTTCCTCAAGCTGAGTGCAAACCCTCATCCCAACCACCTTCTTGTCGCCAGCTTCCGGAATGACGACGGCCGGAGCGACAATGCCGGCGTCGGCGTCAATGCCCATCCCGACACCTCGATCACCAGCGAAAGCCTCAACCGGATTTTCTATATCGCCTGGAACTGGACGATCTCGAATTCGACTTACCTCGAACTCAAGTACAATCACGTCAAGATGGATTCCCAGAGCGTTCCCGATAAAACAATCGGGTACCAGCCGGCCTTTGACCCGACGCGGCCCGACCTCATGGGCTATTTTCAGACCGCCCCCGGCTACATTTTGGGAGGGGCCACGGCTTCGGGGCAGTATGTCGGCGCAGCCTCGGAGTTCAACACCCAGAACTTTTTCCGCGACGAGTTCAAGCTCGTCCTGAGTCAATACCTGGATTTCCGCGGCCATTCCCACCTGATCAAGGCCGGATTCGCCTATGACGACGGAGGCGAATACCTGGAGCGTCTGGCCAACGGCTGGGGCAGCCTCATTTATTACACGGCGCTCTCGGCCTCGATCGACCCGCTTCGGAGGCCGGGATACCGGGCCCGTTACTATCCGCAGCAACCCGCCCAGGACTCCCGGGGGCGGACCTATTCTCTTTTCCTCCAGGATCAGGTCAGCATCGGCGAACGTCTGACCCTGACGCTCGGCGTTCTCGCCAACCGCGACGAATTCAGCGTCAAGACCGACGAAAAACGCACCTTCCTGACCTTCGATTTCAAGGACGAGATCCAGCCCCGGCTCGGCTTCACCTACATGATCGACAAGAAGGTCGGCGACAAGTTTTACGGCAGCTTCGGCCGCTACAATACCATGGACAACCGCAGCCTGGCCCGGGCGGCGGCGCCGCTGCGCGTCTATCGTTCCGACGCCTATTTCCTGGCCTCCGACGGCTCGCTGCTTTCCGACCGGCCCCAGGCCTCCGAAACGGGGAAGGTCATCCTGCCGGACATCAAGCCGACCTATCAGGACGAGTTCGTTCTCGGCTACAGCCGCCCGATCAACCGGCTTTGGACCGTCGAGATCTGGGGCCAGTACCGGGATGTCAAAAACGTCATCGAAGATTATCCCTCCATCAACGTCATGACCGCGCCTTCACGGTTCGTCTACGGCAATCTCAACGGCGCCCTGCGCGACATCAACGGCAATATCATTCCGGGATTCGAGGACGTTGTGGCCAAACGGGAATACATGGCTCTGAGCTTTGAAGTCAGCAAACAGTGGGCCGACAACTGGGCCGCCACGGCCATGTACACATGGAGCCGGCTTTACGGAAACTGGGATCTCGATTATGCCCCGGGGACATCCCTTTTCTATGCCTCCTCCTACATTCAGGACGCGCCGGGCCTGTATGTTCAGGATCCTCTCAGGATGGGCTTGATGTCGGGCGACCGGACACATGTCGTCAAGATGTTCGGCACTTGGGAATTCTACCGGAATCTGTCCGTGGGCGGATATCTTCGGATTCAAAGCGGACGGCCCTGGGAAGCCCGGATGCGGGACTACTACGGAAACTACTACCGTTATGTCGAGGAGGCCGGTTCGCGGCGTCTTCCCGTCTGGACCAACCTCGATCTCCAATTCACCTATACGGTCCCGCTGGGCGGCCGCCTGCAGGGAATTCTTGAAGCCCGGCTCATGAATCTGCTCGACAGGCAGACCGTCATGAGTGTTGACATGAGATCCGATCAGCCGAATTTCACGCTCCCGACATCCTATGCGCCGCCGCGCAAATTCGCATTGACGTTCTATATCAATTTCTAG
- the nfi gene encoding deoxyribonuclease V (cleaves DNA at apurinic or apyrimidinic sites), with the protein MPRNLRTARRIATKRNRLSPVWPTDIREAREIQIALAAQVRCIPLASPIRLIAGVDASFSGDRVFAAACLYDFPSLGVVEEAVASRPLTFPYVPGFLSFREGPVVLDVLAALGRKPDLLLIDGQGMAHPRKLGLASHIGVLLGLPSIGCAKSRLIGEFREPGPGRGCRSQLTLNGQTIGAVVRTRTGVRPLFVSPGHLVDIPGSVRFVLRTAPRFRIPEPLRRADALSRAASKS; encoded by the coding sequence ATGCCCCGGAACTTAAGAACCGCTCGACGAATCGCGACGAAACGAAATCGGCTTTCGCCGGTTTGGCCGACAGACATTCGGGAGGCTCGCGAAATTCAGATCGCGCTGGCCGCGCAGGTCCGCTGCATTCCGTTGGCTTCTCCGATCCGGCTTATCGCCGGAGTCGACGCATCTTTCTCCGGCGATCGGGTTTTCGCCGCGGCCTGCCTTTACGATTTTCCTTCGTTGGGTGTGGTGGAAGAGGCCGTGGCCTCCCGCCCGCTGACTTTTCCGTATGTGCCGGGCTTCCTCTCATTCCGGGAAGGTCCCGTCGTTCTGGATGTTCTTGCCGCACTCGGCCGGAAACCCGATCTCCTGCTTATCGACGGCCAGGGGATGGCCCATCCCCGGAAGCTGGGACTTGCCTCCCATATCGGCGTGCTCCTCGGTCTTCCGTCGATCGGATGCGCCAAGTCCCGGCTCATCGGTGAATTCCGCGAGCCGGGACCCGGCCGCGGCTGCCGGTCTCAATTGACTTTAAACGGGCAAACCATCGGTGCCGTTGTCCGGACGCGAACGGGCGTTCGGCCGCTTTTCGTCTCGCCGGGACACCTTGTCGATATTCCCGGTTCCGTCCGTTTCGTCCTCCGGACCGCCCCGCGATTCAGGATTCCCGAACCGCTGCGCCGGGCCGACGCTCTGTCGCGCGCCGCGTCGAAGTCATGA
- a CDS encoding beta-ketoacyl synthase N-terminal-like domain-containing protein, with protein sequence MCQDGRKIYMIAGYQTVSMGTGRKEFHPKKPRPGLEDYIREAGQGTLKQIGGGGVVDEGVIGNFMAARFNRQGHLAAFIPSIDENLRWKPCTRVEGACASGGVALSTAMKAVLAGASDVVLTVGVEVQNTVKAIYGADILAGAGWYQGERKKGHAYFFPALFSDRAGVCFEKYGRDKMRRAFASWYRNAVENARLCPTAQEHHNTVADLEALAICEPNPKAFVDNLNVYDCSKVSDAAAAIAVVSEEGLARCGVPRSEAIEVLGWGHVQADLTRPPDDPTRLETTERAVKRAMEEAGITLSDIGTVECHDCFTISGILSVEAVGLAGPGQGAEAVLEGLTARDGRIPFNTTGGLVGWGHPTGGTGVRQAVTIWEQLTGKAGDAQVRISADRPCGLSINMGGNDKTVVAVVYRRAA encoded by the coding sequence ATGTGCCAAGACGGCCGAAAAATCTACATGATCGCGGGATATCAGACCGTATCGATGGGTACGGGACGCAAGGAATTTCACCCGAAAAAACCCCGGCCGGGCCTTGAGGACTACATCCGGGAAGCCGGACAAGGCACGCTCAAACAGATCGGCGGCGGAGGCGTCGTCGACGAGGGCGTCATCGGCAATTTCATGGCCGCCCGCTTCAACCGGCAGGGCCATCTGGCCGCGTTCATCCCCTCGATCGACGAGAATCTGAGATGGAAACCCTGCACCCGGGTGGAAGGCGCCTGCGCTTCGGGAGGGGTGGCGTTGTCGACGGCCATGAAAGCCGTTCTGGCCGGAGCGTCGGACGTCGTTCTCACAGTCGGCGTTGAAGTTCAAAACACGGTCAAGGCGATCTACGGCGCCGACATTCTGGCCGGTGCGGGCTGGTATCAGGGCGAGCGCAAGAAGGGACATGCTTACTTTTTTCCCGCTCTTTTCAGCGACCGGGCCGGCGTGTGCTTCGAAAAATACGGACGGGACAAAATGCGCCGGGCCTTCGCCAGCTGGTATCGGAACGCCGTCGAAAACGCGCGCCTGTGCCCGACGGCTCAGGAACACCACAACACCGTCGCCGACCTCGAGGCGCTGGCCATATGCGAACCCAACCCGAAAGCTTTTGTCGATAACCTCAACGTTTACGACTGCTCCAAGGTCTCCGACGCCGCCGCCGCTATCGCCGTCGTCTCGGAGGAGGGATTGGCGCGCTGCGGCGTGCCGCGATCCGAGGCGATCGAAGTCCTCGGTTGGGGCCATGTTCAGGCGGACCTCACCCGGCCGCCGGATGACCCCACTCGCCTGGAAACGACCGAGAGAGCCGTCAAGAGAGCCATGGAAGAGGCCGGCATCACGCTCTCCGATATCGGAACGGTCGAGTGCCACGACTGCTTTACCATCTCCGGCATCCTTTCGGTCGAAGCGGTCGGTCTGGCCGGTCCGGGCCAGGGTGCCGAAGCCGTCCTCGAGGGTCTGACCGCCAGGGACGGCCGCATACCCTTCAATACCACAGGCGGCCTCGTCGGCTGGGGCCACCCGACCGGAGGCACGGGCGTCCGCCAGGCGGTCACGATTTGGGAGCAGTTGACGGGCAAGGCCGGAGACGCCCAGGTCAGGATTTCCGCGGACCGGCCCTGCGGTCTTTCCATCAACATGGGCGGAAACGACAAGACCGTGGTTGCCGTCGTTTATCGCCGCGCCGCCTGA
- a CDS encoding 3-hydroxyacyl-CoA dehydrogenase family protein has product MSDVDLLEKVAVLGAAGKMGSGITLLTALEMADLSLDPANAGRKFALTAIDISAQALADLRKYLRAQVLRAAEKKTVRLRSLYMHRTDLVENEEVINQYIEDVLDLVHPATDIAAAAECRVVFEAASENLDLKIKLLSGIRDRNTREAWFLTNTSSIPISELDAKAGLGGRIIGFHFYNPPAVQKLVEVIAADSTNPELTEFAGRFAARLRKTVVPSRDVAGFIGNGHFMRDALHALSETDRLAKDHGFTTAIAMIDKVSRDFLIRPMGIFQLIDYVGVDVCQCILRVMDERLPGQGLHSSLLDQMMELEVKGGQFADGSQKDGFLKYEKGRPAGVFDPQAKTYVSLPEIAGTVDEKLGPLPGSAKPWKAAMQLPDRPGFLEGFFRELKDMKTPGAEIAVSYGRKSREIGQGLVDDGVAANAEDVNTVLLTGFYHAYGPINPYFD; this is encoded by the coding sequence ATGAGCGATGTCGACCTTCTGGAAAAAGTCGCCGTTCTCGGCGCCGCCGGGAAAATGGGCAGCGGAATCACCCTGCTCACCGCGCTGGAAATGGCCGACCTGAGCCTGGATCCGGCGAATGCCGGCCGGAAATTCGCTCTGACCGCCATCGACATCTCCGCCCAGGCCCTGGCCGATCTTCGCAAATACCTCCGGGCTCAGGTCCTGCGCGCGGCGGAGAAAAAAACAGTGCGCCTCCGAAGCCTCTACATGCACCGCACCGATCTCGTCGAAAACGAAGAGGTTATCAACCAGTACATCGAGGACGTTCTGGACCTCGTTCACCCGGCGACGGATATCGCAGCCGCGGCCGAATGCAGAGTCGTCTTCGAGGCAGCCTCGGAAAACCTGGACCTCAAGATCAAGCTTCTCTCCGGAATCAGGGACCGGAACACGCGGGAGGCCTGGTTTCTGACCAACACCTCCTCCATCCCCATTTCCGAATTGGACGCCAAGGCCGGACTCGGCGGCCGCATCATCGGATTCCACTTCTACAATCCTCCGGCCGTCCAGAAACTTGTCGAGGTCATTGCGGCGGACTCCACCAATCCCGAGCTTACGGAATTCGCCGGACGTTTCGCGGCCCGTCTGAGAAAAACCGTCGTCCCCTCCCGCGACGTCGCCGGATTCATCGGCAACGGGCACTTCATGCGGGACGCCCTGCACGCGCTCTCTGAAACAGACCGGCTGGCCAAGGACCATGGCTTCACAACGGCAATCGCCATGATCGACAAGGTCAGCCGCGACTTTCTCATCCGGCCCATGGGCATCTTCCAGCTCATCGACTATGTCGGCGTCGACGTCTGTCAATGCATTTTGCGCGTCATGGACGAGCGGCTGCCCGGACAAGGGCTTCACAGCTCGCTTCTCGATCAGATGATGGAACTCGAAGTCAAGGGAGGACAGTTCGCCGACGGTTCGCAGAAGGACGGTTTCCTCAAATACGAAAAGGGCCGCCCGGCGGGCGTCTTCGATCCTCAGGCGAAAACCTATGTTTCCCTGCCGGAGATCGCCGGGACCGTGGACGAAAAACTGGGCCCCCTCCCCGGGAGCGCCAAGCCCTGGAAAGCCGCGATGCAGCTCCCGGACCGTCCGGGCTTTCTCGAAGGATTCTTTCGGGAGCTCAAGGACATGAAAACCCCGGGCGCCGAAATCGCCGTGAGCTACGGCCGAAAGTCCCGGGAAATCGGACAGGGGCTCGTCGACGACGGCGTCGCGGCGAATGCCGAGGACGTCAACACCGTTCTTCTGACGGGTTTCTACCATGCCTACGGTCCGATCAACCCTTATTTCGATTGA
- a CDS encoding enoyl-CoA hydratase-related protein, whose protein sequence is MEREILKMNVADGIATVTISRPQALNALNVDFFREWDGLLDEVGRRDDILVLILTGEGKAFVAGADIAEMSGKTREEGTAFSLAGQKALRRLELLEKPVIAAINGFALGGGLELAMACDIRIASSKARFGQPEVNLGIIPGYAGTQRLPRLVGLGDALFLLMTGDMIGAEDALRMGLVQKVVEPENLIAAAEETAKTIAAKGPRAVRLAKSVARRGLLMDFESGCALEAEEFGTLFENEAVEGMRAFLEKRKPDWSRT, encoded by the coding sequence ATGGAACGCGAAATCCTGAAAATGAATGTGGCCGATGGAATCGCCACGGTCACCATCTCCCGGCCCCAGGCCCTGAATGCGCTGAATGTGGATTTCTTCCGGGAATGGGACGGCCTGTTGGACGAAGTCGGCCGGAGGGACGACATCCTCGTCCTGATCCTGACCGGTGAGGGGAAAGCCTTCGTCGCCGGAGCCGACATCGCCGAAATGTCGGGGAAAACCCGGGAAGAGGGAACCGCCTTCTCCCTCGCAGGGCAAAAGGCTCTGCGCAGGCTGGAACTTCTGGAGAAGCCCGTGATCGCTGCGATCAACGGCTTCGCCCTGGGAGGCGGCCTGGAGCTGGCCATGGCCTGCGACATCCGGATCGCCTCCTCCAAGGCGCGCTTCGGCCAGCCCGAGGTCAATCTCGGGATCATCCCGGGTTATGCCGGGACCCAGCGGCTGCCGCGTCTCGTCGGTCTCGGGGACGCTTTGTTTCTGTTGATGACCGGAGACATGATCGGAGCCGAAGACGCTCTTCGCATGGGCCTTGTCCAGAAGGTTGTCGAGCCCGAAAACCTCATCGCCGCAGCCGAAGAAACCGCAAAAACGATCGCCGCCAAGGGACCGCGGGCCGTCCGCCTGGCTAAAAGCGTCGCCCGCAGGGGACTTCTCATGGATTTCGAAAGCGGCTGCGCCCTGGAAGCCGAAGAGTTCGGAACGCTGTTTGAAAACGAGGCCGTTGAGGGCATGCGGGCGTTTCTGGAAAAACGCAAACCCGACTGGAGCCGCACATGA
- a CDS encoding acyl-CoA dehydrogenase family protein — translation MDFELTEEQKMVIDGAKKFTEKELAPGMEERDEKGEFNLAAFKALGQLGYLGMTVPEAYGGTELGAVAYVGAIMEFSKADNGLAVAVSVQNSLVNDALLMFGTDEQKQTYLPKLTSGEWIGCFSLTEADAGSDPAGVRASAVRDGDEFVLNGAKTFVSNGDPADLVIGFFSTDKEKGAKGISAILVPKTTPGLAVGKHENKMGIRTSSTTELIFTDCRVPAANLLGQENKGLSIALATLDCGRLGIAAQAVGIAEAALEESIRYSKERVQFGKPIAHQQAVQFMLADMAVDVEVAKSMLYRVAWMKDKGDRRFTAEAAMIKLFASEMSHRVCHKAIQVHGGYGYMKEYKVERLYRDQRITEIYEGTSEIQRLVIARSLLS, via the coding sequence ATGGATTTCGAACTGACGGAAGAACAGAAAATGGTCATCGACGGGGCGAAGAAGTTTACGGAAAAAGAGCTCGCTCCCGGGATGGAGGAGCGCGATGAAAAAGGCGAGTTCAACCTCGCCGCCTTCAAGGCGCTCGGGCAGTTGGGTTACCTCGGCATGACCGTTCCGGAAGCCTACGGCGGCACCGAACTGGGCGCCGTGGCTTATGTCGGCGCCATCATGGAATTCAGCAAAGCCGACAACGGTCTTGCGGTCGCCGTCTCCGTCCAGAACTCGCTGGTCAACGATGCTCTGCTCATGTTCGGAACGGACGAACAAAAGCAGACCTATCTTCCCAAGCTGACCTCGGGGGAATGGATCGGCTGCTTTTCGCTGACCGAAGCCGACGCCGGAAGCGACCCGGCGGGCGTCCGGGCCTCGGCCGTGCGCGACGGCGATGAGTTCGTTCTCAACGGGGCAAAAACCTTCGTCTCGAACGGAGATCCGGCCGACCTCGTCATCGGGTTTTTCAGCACCGACAAGGAAAAAGGAGCCAAAGGCATTTCGGCCATCCTCGTCCCCAAGACGACGCCCGGCCTGGCCGTGGGCAAGCACGAAAACAAAATGGGCATCCGGACATCGAGCACGACGGAGCTCATTTTCACGGACTGCCGGGTTCCGGCGGCCAACCTGCTGGGACAGGAAAACAAAGGTTTGAGTATCGCCCTGGCCACCCTGGACTGCGGCCGGCTGGGCATTGCGGCCCAGGCGGTCGGCATCGCCGAGGCGGCCCTCGAGGAATCCATCCGCTACTCCAAGGAACGCGTCCAGTTCGGGAAACCCATCGCCCACCAGCAGGCCGTTCAGTTCATGCTGGCCGACATGGCCGTGGATGTCGAGGTGGCCAAATCCATGCTCTACCGCGTCGCCTGGATGAAGGACAAGGGCGACCGGAGGTTCACGGCCGAGGCCGCCATGATCAAGCTCTTCGCCTCCGAGATGTCCCACCGCGTCTGTCACAAAGCCATCCAGGTTCACGGCGGTTACGGCTACATGAAGGAATACAAGGTCGAGCGTCTCTACCGCGATCAGCGGATCACGGAAATTTACGAAGGAACGTCGGAGATCCAGCGCCTGGTCATCGCCAGATCGCTTCTCTCCTGA
- a CDS encoding cobalamin B12-binding domain-containing protein, which translates to MAAKKIKVIVAKPGLDGHDRGVKVVARALVEAGMEVVYLGLQQTPESIVRAAVEEDADAIGLSILSGAHMVHFRKVRELMDQNGIGDRLLTGGGIIPTKDQGKLKDLGVDRVFGPGDDLEDIIEYIRTSAGRRPENS; encoded by the coding sequence ATGGCCGCAAAAAAAATCAAGGTGATCGTCGCCAAACCCGGACTCGACGGACACGACCGGGGCGTCAAGGTCGTCGCCCGGGCCCTGGTCGAAGCCGGAATGGAAGTCGTCTATCTCGGGCTTCAGCAGACGCCGGAAAGCATCGTGCGGGCGGCCGTCGAGGAGGATGCCGACGCCATCGGTTTGTCCATTCTTTCCGGCGCCCACATGGTTCATTTCCGGAAAGTCCGGGAACTCATGGACCAAAACGGCATCGGGGACCGCCTGCTGACGGGAGGCGGCATCATCCCGACCAAAGACCAGGGAAAATTGAAAGATCTGGGCGTCGACCGGGTTTTCGGGCCGGGGGATGACCTGGAGGATATCATCGAATACATTCGGACAAGCGCCGGGCGCCGTCCGGAAAATTCATAG
- a CDS encoding methylmalonyl-CoA mutase family protein has product MRGPPVKTKNKTLWKKTFDSSGRREADFSSLSGRPLEPLYSREDLDGIDAASEIGFPGDYPFTRGVHPSMYRGKLWTMRQFSGMGTADQTNERYKFLLEKGQTGLSVAFDNPTLYGRDSDHGLSVGEVGKTGVAVDTAADMERLFRDIPLDRVSTSMTINAPAAWIFAMFLANAENRGISFAGLRGTLQNDILKEYIAQKEWIFPPEPHMRLITDLMAFCADHVPQWNTISISGYHIREAGSTAAQELAFTLADGFAYVEYGMRAGLNVDDFAPRLSFFFNAHLDFFEEIAKMRAARRIWARHMKDKYGAKNPRSWLCRFHVQTAGCSLTAQQPEINIVRTALEALAGVLGGCQSLHTNSMDEALALPSEKAVEIALRTQQIIAFESGVANVIDPLGGSYYVEKLTRELEDEAEAYFRKIEEMGGIVGAIEQGFPQREITRAAYEYQMALSRKKKFQVGVNAFANPGETLEIPILEIEESVEKDQLAFLERTKAERDNGAVRRSLEALAAAAAGRDNLMPRLLDCSRVRVTVGEISDALAAVFGEYREQPFF; this is encoded by the coding sequence ATGCGAGGCCCACCGGTGAAAACGAAGAATAAAACCCTTTGGAAAAAAACCTTCGATTCGAGCGGAAGGAGGGAAGCCGATTTTTCTTCCCTTTCAGGACGGCCCCTCGAACCCCTGTATTCCCGGGAAGATCTGGACGGCATCGATGCGGCATCCGAAATCGGTTTTCCCGGAGACTACCCTTTCACCCGTGGCGTTCATCCGTCGATGTACCGGGGAAAGCTCTGGACCATGCGCCAGTTCTCGGGCATGGGGACGGCCGACCAGACCAACGAGCGGTACAAGTTCCTTCTGGAAAAAGGCCAGACGGGTTTATCGGTCGCCTTCGACAACCCGACACTCTACGGCCGCGATTCCGACCACGGTCTTTCCGTCGGAGAGGTCGGAAAAACCGGAGTGGCCGTCGATACCGCGGCCGATATGGAGAGGCTTTTCCGCGACATCCCTCTGGACCGGGTATCGACATCCATGACCATCAACGCACCGGCAGCCTGGATCTTCGCCATGTTTCTGGCCAATGCCGAGAACCGGGGCATCTCCTTCGCCGGGCTCCGGGGCACCCTGCAGAACGACATCCTCAAGGAATACATCGCCCAGAAGGAATGGATCTTTCCTCCGGAACCCCACATGCGGCTGATCACGGATCTCATGGCTTTCTGCGCGGACCACGTGCCGCAGTGGAACACGATCTCGATTAGCGGCTACCACATCCGGGAAGCCGGTTCGACCGCGGCCCAGGAACTGGCCTTCACTCTGGCCGACGGTTTCGCTTATGTCGAATACGGCATGCGTGCCGGCCTGAACGTCGATGATTTCGCGCCCCGGTTGTCGTTCTTTTTCAACGCGCATCTCGATTTCTTCGAGGAAATCGCCAAGATGCGGGCCGCCCGGCGGATCTGGGCCCGCCACATGAAAGACAAATACGGCGCAAAAAATCCCCGGTCCTGGCTTTGCCGCTTTCATGTTCAGACGGCCGGCTGCAGCCTGACGGCCCAGCAGCCCGAAATCAACATCGTCCGCACGGCCCTCGAGGCTCTGGCGGGAGTGCTCGGGGGATGCCAGAGTCTTCACACGAATTCCATGGATGAAGCCCTGGCTCTGCCTTCGGAAAAGGCGGTCGAAATCGCTCTCAGGACCCAGCAGATCATCGCTTTCGAAAGCGGCGTCGCCAACGTCATCGACCCCCTGGGCGGCTCCTATTATGTTGAAAAACTGACCCGGGAACTGGAAGACGAGGCTGAGGCCTATTTCCGGAAAATTGAAGAGATGGGCGGCATCGTCGGAGCCATCGAGCAGGGATTTCCCCAGAGAGAGATCACCCGGGCCGCCTACGAATACCAGATGGCGCTTTCGAGAAAAAAGAAGTTCCAGGTCGGCGTCAATGCCTTCGCCAATCCCGGCGAAACCCTGGAAATCCCCATCTTGGAAATCGAAGAGTCGGTGGAAAAAGACCAGCTCGCTTTCCTGGAGAGGACCAAGGCGGAGCGCGATAACGGCGCCGTCCGCCGGAGCCTCGAGGCCCTGGCCGCCGCCGCGGCCGGGAGAGACAACCTCATGCCCCGCCTGCTCGACTGTTCCCGCGTCCGGGTCACGGTAGGGGAAATCAGCGACGCCCTGGCCGCCGTTTTCGGTGAATACAGGGAACAGCCCTTTTTCTGA